TAGCAAAAAGTGTTCATTTTCACTTGACGGTTACACCCTTCAACGATAAGCCAAGTTTTTCTAATTTCGATGCTATGAAACACAATATTCGCTTTACCTTTATTTTTTCGGTAATATTGATATAAATTTTAAGTTAGAAAGGGTGGTACCATGTCATCAATTATATCTACTGTGGAGGAATTTCAGAACATACAAAAATCTACTCCGAATTTTTTCCTATTAAAACATAGTTTAACTTGCCCAATCAGTGCTGAAGGTAAGAAGCAATATAATTCATTTTCAGAAACAACTAATGTTCCAACATATATCCTTCATGTACAAGAAGCACGTCCACTATCGAACTATATTTCAGAAACTTTTCAAGTTAAGCATGAATCACCTCAAGTCCTCTTATTTCACAATAGTGAAGTGGCTTGGAATACTTCCCATTGGGATATTACAGTGAGTCACCTCGCAAAAGCCCTAGCTTCACTAGAAGAAAACCAGCAGTAGCTAAATGCTCTGCTGGTTTTTTGGTGTCTCCCAACGAATCTCCAAATGATCTCCTGGTACTATATGATCATAAAATGTTGCGGGTTTATCATTTTTTCTCACTACATATGTTTTTTTTGTATTTGTATTAATGTCTAATTCAACAAATCTAAAGATATCTTGAAAGATAAAAGGATTTTC
The DNA window shown above is from Bacillaceae bacterium S4-13-56 and carries:
- the ytxJ gene encoding bacillithiol system redox-active protein YtxJ, with the translated sequence MSSIISTVEEFQNIQKSTPNFFLLKHSLTCPISAEGKKQYNSFSETTNVPTYILHVQEARPLSNYISETFQVKHESPQVLLFHNSEVAWNTSHWDITVSHLAKALASLEENQQ